In Bradyrhizobium sp. 195, the sequence AGAGTGCTTGGCAGTCGCATCGGAGTGCGGATGCTTTGGTCAGGTTGTGGTCAGCTAGGTTGTATATCCTCCTCGGCAAAGCTTGCCGCGGCACGAGCTCAATCGCGTGCATTTTGCCGATGCGGGAGCGATCTGATGTATGGCAGAATCGGTGGCTCCGTTTTGCGGAAGCCGTTGCCGGCCTGGAGCGAGGTGGGTCGTCGTCGGCGGGCGCGACGCCATACTCCCTGCGTTCCAATCCGCCCATTATCCGACGGAGAATCTTTCATGCGCAAAGTGAAGAGATTCTTATCCAGTGACATCATGCACATCGCCAGTAACCCGCAGGAGTACTCGGATTTTGTTCGGAGAAAGCCGAGCGGGCTGCAACTGTCGGTAGAGGCTATTCCAGTACTTACGATGATCCGCATAAGCCCGCGCGATTTTTCAGCTATCAGGTTGGGTGACGAAACTGTAGGGCTTTTAGGAGCCGGAGGCTCGGTCCGGATCAAGGGAGACCATTTTCGCCAACAGTTTTGGCGTAACGATATCACGTCCGTGGTAGATCTACGCGTTACTCATCCGCTCGTCGAGAACGCGGGCGATATCCTGCTGGAGCATGAACTGCGAATGGACGGCGATCATCCGTTGGTCTTATCACGTCCTGGCGTTGGAGGTATGGAACCCCGTCTAGCGGAAATGGGTTTTGTTCACGTGGGTCGCAATAACTGGGTGCTTGATCCTCAACAGGATACCAAAGTGTGGACGAAGAACGTGAACGACCAGCGGCACCGAGTAGACAGACCTAGAAAGTATCTTTCCAAAGTCGAGGATAGCGATAGTCAAGAGAGCTGCGAGACGGATTCGTCTGACGATGATCCCTCGTATTACCTGGAGCGCGCTGTTCGAAGATTGGCTGTGGGACAAGACGATTCGGAATGATGAGAGCGGGCTGGGACCGACTGGTATTTCGCTATTGCAGGGGCCGGTTCAGAAGT encodes:
- a CDS encoding host specificity protein is translated as MRKVKRFLSSDIMHIASNPQEYSDFVRRKPSGLQLSVEAIPVLTMIRISPRDFSAIRLGDETVGLLGAGGSVRIKGDHFRQQFWRNDITSVVDLRVTHPLVENAGDILLEHELRMDGDHPLVLSRPGVGGMEPRLAEMGFVHVGRNNWVLDPQQDTKVWTKNVNDQRHRVDRPRKYLSKVEDSDSQESCETDSSDDDPSYYLERAVRRLAVGQDDSE